TTTGctgataaaaaaattgaaatgctAGGTATGAAGTTCCGTATCTCTCTTTCTTCTGTAGTGATACTATGCTGTTTTGACAAGTATGTTCTCATCTTTTCCAGGACCACTGTTTGTTCGACTTGTTGCATAGATGGCAAGAAGGCAGGCTTCCAGTTGACATTAATTGTGTGATAAGGTGCATCATATAAGGCTTCTTATTTGGGCCTTGTTTCTTGCTTATCCAAATATGTTATTCCTTAAATAGATTttctcgttttcttttttacagcAACCATGATCGACCTACAGATAATCACGTAAGGCGTTTTCTTCAGAGACATGGAATTCCCTATCATTACTTACCAACAACTCCTGGGAACAAACGAGAACAAGAGATACTAGAATTGATTGAAGGTACAGATTTTGTTGTGCTGGCAAGATATATGCAGGTAATTAAGCTTTTTGTCATAGTTTGTTTACCTGTTCCTTCCTTCTTCTAAAGATTGTTACAACAGAATGAGACAGAAGTGCTAGCATCTAAAATTAACATACAAGGCTGAGACTGTTATTTGACTGATTTTCGAGAGCTCTTACGAGTTTTGCTATAGAGTTCGCTATATGTGCATATTTAAGAGTTGATCACATATGGGGTATTGGAATGTCTTGTCGCCATTAGTTCTGTAGACTTTCAAGGTCTAGAGTACTAACATGTTATATTGATTTCTGACACTCAAATAACGGTGACACTTATCATGTTTTGTCGCAGGTAATGTCTGAAAGCTTTCTTAAAGCATATGGTAAAGATATAATTAACATTCATCATGGACTTCTTCCCTCATTCAAAGGAGGGAGTCCTTCAAGacaggtattgaaattattaAATTTGTGAACCTAatctgttttttcctttttcctttttaatttTCAGTCCTGTTACTCCTTTCAGGCCTTCAATGCAGGGGTGAAATTGATTGGTGCAACTAGCCATTTTGTTACTCCAGAACTTGATGCTGGGCCAATCATTGAGCAGATGGTAACAATATTTTTCGTATAAAAATAGTTATTAGTGGCTGAATTACTCAATCGTCTTTATTAGAAAAGGAGCTGTCATTCTTGACCACTTTCACATAGAACTGTTGCGACATTGTCTGTATTAAACCAATGCATTTTGTTTATGTAGTTGGAAATTCAATATTTCCTCCTTTTCATGTAATGCAGGTTGAACGAGTTTCTCACAGAGACACATTACAGAGCTTTGTTGTAAAGTCTGAGAATCTTGAGAAACAGTGCCTAGCAGAAGCTATCAAGTCATACTGCGAGCTCCGTGTGCTACCATATGAGCTCATGAAGACTGttgtattttaatttttttgtaatGGGTTATTTGATGTCTATTATTTTTCCAAAATTAGCAATAAGTTATTCATTTATTAATATATCCACATTCAGCCATTAGGTCAGTGCGGTCAAAGTTATGAGAATAAATAGTATGTAGTACTACATACTATTTGTGCAACCATTCCTTTAGATAAAAAACTACCTGgccaaaaaataatttgatgtTTATTGCATACATTGATACTGCAAAGCACATGCCTTGCTTGGATTCATGTAAAACACCCTCTGTCctgcaaaatttgaattcatgtACTAACCGCGCCAGTTGAGTTTTAGTGTTTCTAGCCTGTGTCCTACTTGATCGGCTACATCAACCTGCTGGAGCAGGTTTTGCACACCATGAACCCAATTCTGCTTGTTGGTGCTGCTCTGACACTTAAACTCAACAAGGCCTTGTGCTGTACTCAAGCCAAAGCAGCATGTCTCTGGTGAACTTTGCCCTGGCTCTGTCCATTCTGGCAGATCACTGTATACCCCATATACAACACCTATACCAGTTTTCAATCATCAGGTCAGTATTGAGATCCAGGAAGCACTCTCATGTATTAACTGTTCATATATATGATGTTGCAAAAAGAAGCTGAACCtacttttgttattttttgaTAGCGCACCTCCAATATGTTTGCTCTTCAACTTCAATATGACCTGTAACATCCGGATTTGCTGTTATCGATATATACTGTTTGTAATGAACAGTTACTCACCAGAATTGGCCAAGTTATATAACTGTAAACCTTTTGTCCTATTGCAAATGAATCTCTGGAGGAAAATTGACCTACCTGTGACCTTTTGTTAATGTAGATTGATACCCATCTCTTGTGTAAATTCCCTGattcaagaacaaaaaaatattgcatTTCAGGTCTCTTAATCTGGTTCATATTTTCATTCTATCAGATTTTCATTAAATGTTCCCAATAGTTTAGTAGTTCTCACCTTTTCTTGTGCGTTTGAGCAGCTTCCCTTCCTTGCACCAGATATCAGGGCTCCACGAAGGTGCCTTCTCACAAGGAAGGACACTTGCATTGCTTCTCGTCTCAAGCTGGACCCTCTTGTTCAGTGTTGCAGCTCCTCTCAAAGCTTTGCACAAATCAAGGAGCATACAACTTAGTGACCTATTATATTTACCAATGATAAACAGCATGTGGACTTCAGTGTGATGACAGTTTTAGAGATTTCTCACcagtcgccgctgccgctgtgAGTGTTATCAGATCACCTGGACTTGCGACATCAACCACAGATCGGACAGCAGAGGACACCTGTTCATGACCTGCCCCTGCAATCTGTGCTACCTCAGCACAGTGTGAAGCTAGTAGCTCGGTGGCTGACGCCATAGCTGCAGCTATCTTGGAGTTCTGGTTGTCAAAACTGGTGGCTGCAGTGACTGCAGCAACTGCGGCGGACACTCGGGCCACAGAGACCATGGCGTGCACATGAGCCTTGTCGGCTCGTGCCTTCTCTTTTCTTCCACACTTGGCCCGTCTCGTAGTCTCCTTCCGTCGGAACCATCTGCTTACCGAGTTTGCGTGCTGGTGGTGGCAACTGATGGAGTTCCTTGTTGCATCTAGCTGCAAGTTAGCAATGGTTGTTGCAATCGGTGAGACGAGAAACTTCCAGCCAGGTAAAAGATTGTTCATTCTAAACTCATAACTAAAATGGTCCATACGCATCTTGTTTCCCAACATGACTGACAAACATGTGTATGTTGCAGATAACAAAGAACAGGGCAGAAAAGAAAGACGCAAGAGATCGATAGTGCTGCATGATCGATTGATTACATGTTGCTGCTGAAACTGATGATGACTGGAAGCGGAGAccgggacgacgacgagcgcgGGGGTCTCCGTCTCCGTTATGGCCGCCATCTGTGGCAGCTGCGGCATGAGACGATCCGTGGCGGCAAAGAAGGTCCTCTTATTGCTCCCGCTGAGCAGGAGAGCTTTGGATATCTCCTCGGCTGACACGCTCCATGACCTCGAGAGGTACTCCATAGGCTCCATGGGAGTCTGTAGCGGAGGTATCACCATGGACACaagcccttcttcctcttccatgtGGTGTGTGGCAAGAAGACCAGCGGCCGTGTCCACTCTCCCTTGGCAAAATCTCTCCATTGCCAAGGCCAGGCAAGCAACCAGGTGGGTGTGTCCTTGTTGGAGACCAGACCAGCAGCTATAGGGAGGGAGCTATGCACAAGGTGGAGAGAAGCTTGGTACTACTAGCTGGAGTATTTTATGGTGGCTTGATGAGGGTGTGAAGCTAGGGAACAGCAGGGGGACAGTTCCCAGGTTAACCTTTTCTTCCTTGTCTCCTTACTTTCTCACACCCGCTGCATTTTGTTAATGTCTCTAGCTACCGGCCCTGCATTTGGGAGGTTGTTAGCCAGAGGAGACATGCATGGGTCCTAAGCCAAAGATGATGGAATGgaaggctttttttttcttggccGTGCATGCGTGTCTCCAGTCGAGTCAACCTCATTAGTCGGAGTATTAGTATAAACGTGTGAGGGCATTAGCAGCAATAATTAAGATTCATATATCATGATGAAGAGGTAGGTGGTCCTTCCAGAACTCGTGGGGGAGAAGCGAGCGCCCGTGCAGCTGCACGCCTTTCGCTGTCTGTCCTACTCCCCTTGTTGTGCTGCGCGCTACACTACACGGAGCTCAAAGTCTTACTATATTGGATGGGTATTTGAAAAGAGATATGAATTCTGGGTTTTGCGTGCCAAAAAATGGCAGTACCTTCAGTTGAGTTCATCAGCACCAAATATTGGCTCCTAAGTGTCCAAATTCCGAACGAAATGGGACAATCTAATTGCATTGTCAGATTAGGCTCATCAATCTAATGTAACAGTATTTTAGCCATTGGATTGGATGGACCTTTGACTTGAGAAGGATCTGCCAGCAACACAGTACAGGTATATGTGATGCTTCCTTCAATAAGTAAGACTAATGCTGCTACTAATTGACAGGCAAAAGGACAGAACACACCGTAAAGAAGCGCAGCCTTGCAGGTGCTTGCTTCCTTCCGACTGGTATACATCTACGTCTACGTGCTCTTcttgttgatgatggcagcgATGGATCTGCT
This is a stretch of genomic DNA from Brachypodium distachyon strain Bd21 chromosome 1, Brachypodium_distachyon_v3.0, whole genome shotgun sequence. It encodes these proteins:
- the LOC100840090 gene encoding VAN3-binding protein is translated as MERFCQGRVDTAAGLLATHHMEEEEGLVSMVIPPLQTPMEPMEYLSRSWSVSAEEISKALLLSGSNKRTFFAATDRLMPQLPQMAAITETETPALVVVPVSASSHHQFQQQHLDATRNSISCHHQHANSVSRWFRRKETTRRAKCGRKEKARADKAHVHAMVSVARVSAAVAAVTAATSFDNQNSKIAAAMASATELLASHCAEVAQIAGAGHEQVSSAVRSVVDVASPGDLITLTAAAATALRGAATLNKRVQLETRSNASVLPCEKAPSWSPDIWCKEGKLLKRTRKGNLHKRWVSIYINKRSQVILKLKSKHIGGALSKNNKSVVYGVYSDLPEWTEPGQSSPETCCFGLSTAQGLVEFKCQSSTNKQNWVHGVQNLLQQVDVADQVGHRLETLKLNWRG
- the LOC100844926 gene encoding formyltetrahydrofolate deformylase 2, mitochondrial; its protein translation is MLSLARRPLSAAVPVGNLLGIHLFQCPDAVGIVAKLSECIATRGGNIHSVDVFVPDDKPVFYARSEFTYNPRLWPRDELGADFLHLSNHFKAQKSTVRVPDLDPKYKISVLASKQDHCLFDLLHRWQEGRLPVDINCVISNHDRPTDNHVRRFLQRHGIPYHYLPTTPGNKREQEILELIEGTDFVVLARYMQVMSESFLKAYGKDIINIHHGLLPSFKGGSPSRQAFNAGVKLIGATSHFVTPELDAGPIIEQMVERVSHRDTLQSFVVKSENLEKQCLAEAIKSYCELRVLPYELMKTVVF